One part of the Ursus arctos isolate Adak ecotype North America unplaced genomic scaffold, UrsArc2.0 scaffold_20, whole genome shotgun sequence genome encodes these proteins:
- the PTX3 gene encoding pentraxin-related protein PTX3: MHLPVILFCAALWSAVSAETSDDYELMYVNLDNEIDNGLHPTEDPTPCDCRREHTEWDKLFIMLEDSQMREGMLLQATDDVLRGELQRLRAELGRLAGSVGRPCAPPAPAEARLARALDELLQASRDAGRRLTRLESAATPRPEEAGRALDAVLEELRRTRADLRAVQGWAAGRWLPAGCETAILFPMRSKKIFGSVHPVTPMKLESFSACIWVKATDALNKTILFSYGTKRNPYEIQLYLSYQSIVLVVGGEESKLIANTGISLGKWTHLCSTWNSEKGRASLWVNGELTATTVEMAAGHIVPDGGILQVGQEKNGCCVGGGFDETLAFSGRLTGFNIWDRVLSNEEIRETGGAESCHIRGNVVGWGVTEIQPHGGAQYVS, translated from the exons ATGCATCTCCCTGTGATTCTGTTCTGCGCTGCCCTCTGGTCTGCGGTGTCGGCGGAGACCTCGGATGATTATGAACTCATGTATGTGAATTTGGACAACGAAATAGACAATGGACTCCATCCCACTGAGGACC CCACGCCATGTGACTGCCGTCGGGAGCACACCGAGTGGGACAAGCTCTTCATCATGCTGGAGGACTCGCAGATGAGAGAGGGCATGCTGCTGCAGGCCACCGACGACGTCCTCCGGGGCGAGCTGCAGAGGCTGCGGGCGGAGCTGGGCCGCCTGGCGGGCAGCGTGGGGAGACCGTGCGCGCCGCCGGCCCCCGCGGAGGCCCGGCTGGCCCGGGCGCTGGACGAGCTGCTGCAGGCGAGCCGCGACGCGGGCCGCAGGCTGACGCGCCTGGAGAGCGCCGCGACGCCGCGCCCGGAGGAGGCGGGGCGCGCCCTGGACGCCGTGCTCGAGGAGCTGCGGCGCACGCGAGCCGACCTCCGCGCCGTGCAGGGCTGGGCGGCCGGGCGCTGGCTGCCGGCAG GTTGTGAAACAGCAATCTTATTCCCAATGCGTTCCAAGAAGATTTTTGGAAGTGTGCATCCAGTGACACCAATGAAGCTTGAGTCTTTTAGTGCCTGCATTTGGGTCAAAGCCACAGATGCATTAAACAAAACCATCCTGTTTTCCTATGGCACAAAGAGAAATCCATATGAGATCCAGCTGTACCTCAGCTATCAGTCCATAGTGCTTGTGGTGGGTGGAGAGGAGAGCAAACTGATTGCCAATACTGGGATTTCCCTGGGAAAGTGGACCCATCTGTGCAGCACCTGGAATTCTGAGAAAGGACGCGCGTCCTTGTGGGTAAACGGTGAACTGACGGCGACCACAGTCGAGATGGCCGCAGGTCACATTGTTCCTGACGGAGGAATCCTGCAGGTTGGCCAAGAAAAGAACGGCTGCTGTGTGGGTGGTGGCTTTGATGAAACACTAGCCTTTTCTGGAAGACTCACAGGCTTCAATATCTGGGATCGTGTTCTCAGCAACGAAGAGATAAGAGAAACTGGCGGAGCAGAGTCTTGTCACATCCGGGGAAATGTTGTTGGGTGGGGAGTCACAGAGATTCAGCCACACGGAGGAGCTCAGTATGTTTCATAA